The following nucleotide sequence is from Cercospora beticola chromosome 2, complete sequence.
GGCTGCCCACTCATATTGTCCGCTTTCGTCCGCTCACCTCATTCAAAGGGACTTGCCCTGATGCTTGTACTGATCATAGTGGTAACAAAATGGGGCTCATTGAACTTCGAGCACCGCACACCTCGTCTGGTCCGATCGGTATCACCTCCGTGCGCCATTTCCCAAGATTGGAGTATGTCGAGAGCTTGGCTATCCCACGACTTTGTCGCCTCGGCACTATAGCCTGATCCCGTCGCCGATCTCGACCCTGTGAGACATTCAATGCATCCACATCACAAGCGCAAACTTCGGGACGCCATACGAATACCGGTGTCGCACGTATCGCTCGCTGTCTTGCAACACATCGTGACCACCTCACCAACTTCTCCAGACCCTAGGCCGTCCCGGCTTCCTCGCAACAGTTTCTGATAAGCTGCGCCAGCTATGGGCCTATTTTCTAGCTCTTCCAAGCAAACGACGCCTCCGGCACCAGAGCCATCAAAAGACGGAGGATATATTGCGCCAGACAGGTCAGCGCGTGCACAATGCTGGGAAGGAAGAGACGCATTCTTTGAGTGCCTGGAAAAGAATGGCATAATTGATAGCATTAAGGAGGACAAAAAGGCAAAGGAACACTGCTCTCCAGAACTGGCGCAATTCGAGAGGACATGCGCTAGCAGTTGGGTATGTAGGATGTGGGTGTTCTGCGAGATGATGAGGCTAATTGCTACCTACAGGTCACATACTTTAAGAAGCGAAGAGTGATGGAATACCAACGAGATCTGacgatcaagaagctcgctGCTGAGGGCGTACAAGGGAAGCCATGAAAAGAAAGAGCTGTTGAGGCATAAACAAGAAACGAGCGTGCCATCGCCACAGATCTCCCCTCATACTGTCGGACCGCCTTGATCAGTCTAGGTGGGCTGAGACCGGCCGAGACGAATGCAGCTCAGGATATGTCTGAGTCGTGGGGTGAGCAAATAAGATACATCCAGGAGCGACTTGCCTGGCGAGATTACCCAATGCCGCAAAGCGACATTTGTCGAAGCGTCATAGATATATGGGCCGTCCCCAGCTGTTCAGATTCAGCGGAGGACTGGGGAGTTGTGCAGTGCACAGGAAGTCTACTCGGCTACCATCTGTATCATATTGTATACATATGAAAGGAGCGCATGAGCGCATGCATCTGAATCAACGCTTGCTCTGTACATCGCTTCAGACTATGTAGGAAGCATGTGACGTGCGAGATTAGTCAGCAGCACAATGCTTGGCATTCGCGGTCAATAGTTATTCCTTCCGAACCTCAGTCTTCATAGCCAACCTCTGCCGTAGGTCTTCTTTTCGACTCCACGTACGTCGAGTTATCACTGTGGTGCGCGCAACGACTCTCCGGCCATTTGGTCGACTTCCAGATCCATGTCACTTCACATCATCACAGCTTCCGCACTTAGCTGTAGTGGCGGATGTCCTTCAGCCGGGACACGGCACACTCCCGACTAAGGAACGAATCCTGTACACGTTGGAGCAGCTCGAATATCTGCCAAAATGGAAGATACTATCATGACCGACGCGGCTGCGGCTGCCACATTTGGTACTCACGATTTGCAAAGTCTCGAGTCTCAAGCTGCAGAAATTCCCAATCAGAATGGCGCCGGTGCCAGTAACCCCGCCAAGCGCACCCAGGAAGCACCGGCATGCAAGACGTGCAAGATTCGAAAGGTCAAGTGTATTCCAGACGAAAATGATCCAGATCGATGCAAGTCGTGCGTGCGCGCTGGCGTCACATGCGTCCCACAGCAATGGAAAGAACGACGACAACTTGGCAATTACGAACCGCCGCAGACTATCTCGCAGTACCCAGATCCGAGTCATCTGGGCGTCCATGCCTATGGCGCAGGCGGGGCAGGACCATATGGACCTGGCAATGGACCAAGTCCTTATCCCCCAATCGGTGTCAGTGGTCGTCAGCTTGGCGCTCCTCAGCTCACTGCGTGGCATGCGATGCCCGCTGATGATCGGATACAACAAGCCGCGCAAGACTTTTACGCGCAGAATGGAGCGCCTGGTGTGCTCACAGCCAAGGAGGAGCGTGCTCGGATGGCAGAGAGGTACGCTCAAATCGATGGCGGAGCAGGTCGGGCAATGGCTCGCAGAGCGGCCGCACTTGCGATGGAAAGTACGAATGAGCAAATTTATGAGGCTGTTGGATTTCGACCAGAGGAACACTCCTGGGCTGTGGACATACCCGGAATTGATGACGGCGAGACAGAGGCAGAggcggaagaagaaatcaTCTTCGAGGACACGCCTGCTCGTGGCGGATCTTCTCGAGGCCGAGGTCGTGGCCGTGGTGGCAAGCCTAAGAAGGGATGGCGAGCTGTCCTGAGGGGCACTGATCATGAGAATGTCGGCAAGATTCCAAAGAACACCGTCAGCAAACGTGGCAGGCCGAGTGATCGTGCCAAGAATCGTGGTCGGAAGCGtaagaaggaagtcgacccaGGTCCAGTCTTCAAGGAACACATGGCGAAAGCCAACAATGCTTATATGGAGGGTGACCTCGATACCGCTATCGATCTTGTCCGCTTAGCCATTGGTGCCAATCCGGAGATCTGGAGTGCTCACTCTCTGCTGTCTCAGATTTTGGATTCACAGGGTCGACATGACGATGCAATTGAAGCGCTGCGCTTTGGTATCCCTACCACTCGCGAGGCCAAGAACTGGGAGCATCTTGCAGATCTGATCACCGACAAGCCGGATGAGGAACTCGACTTTGACACAATCAATCAAGCTATCTTTTACCTTGGTCACGCCATCAGCATCACAAAGCCCGAGACTGACCAATACGACTTGAGGGTGAAGAAATTTCACCTCTATAACATCCTTCAGAAACGCGGTCAGAACAACAAGAATGCTCGGCTTGATGCGAAGAACATCCTGAGGATCTTTCCTTACAAGACAGCGTTTTTGAAAGAGTTCGCAGTGCTCTGTGCAGCATGGCCCGACAAAGCTGAACAAGAGCAAGCCATACATCGCTATGACATCGCATTCACTTACTACATGGAAAATTTTCAGACTTTcggcgatgaggacgaccCCACAGAAGATTGGGAGCATCTCAATATCTACCTGGAATTGGTCGAGTTGGCCGGTAATCCCTGGATTGGGATCCAGCAGGCAAAGCGAATAGCACGCTGGCTGCTCGGTCGGAAAGGCGACGTCTTCTGGGACAGAGTGAGCGATAATGACTGCGAATGGGACCTTGACGATGAAAGACGACACGCTGTACCTGAATGGCAATGGGGTAATGTCAGTCGTGACCCCGCTCAGTATGGGGAGGGCATGCCCATCGAGATCAAGGTGCGCATTGGCAAATTGCGTCTGAAGATGGGCCCTGAATTCCGCGAAGAGGCGCTCCGACACTTCCGCGAGCTTCTGCTGAACGTCGATGTGGTCGACGAATACCGTGATACTTTCGAGGACGTGGCCCAAACCATGCGCAAAGATGGCTCGTACCAAGAGGCTCTCAAATTCTTCGCGCCCCTGCGTGAGTGTGAGGAGGCGGACCATCCGGAACGAGGACTGTCGGACGATGTATGGTACTGGATGGCTCTGTGCTATGAGTACACCGATAAGGTCCAAGACGCCATTGCATGCCACGAAGTCATCGTGCGGAACCGAAGCGATAAGCACGGCCATCTACGCGCCTCACAAGCCAAGTTGACGAAAATGTACGAAGACGCCGGAGAGCTGGACAAGGCAAGATTCCTCTGCAACGAGCTCATCAAAATCAGTAGACATGATCTTCTGATGGAGCAAGGAGTGCAAATGGTGCCCGA
It contains:
- a CDS encoding uncharacterized protein (BUSCO:EOG09265GYD), translated to MGLFSSSSKQTTPPAPEPSKDGGYIAPDRSARAQCWEGRDAFFECLEKNGIIDSIKEDKKAKEHCSPELAQFERTCASSWVTYFKKRRVMEYQRDLTIKKLAAEGVQGKP
- a CDS encoding uncharacterized protein (BUSCO:EOG09260CMZ); protein product: MEDTIMTDAAAAATFGTHDLQSLESQAAEIPNQNGAGASNPAKRTQEAPACKTCKIRKVKCIPDENDPDRCKSCVRAGVTCVPQQWKERRQLGNYEPPQTISQYPDPSHLGVHAYGAGGAGPYGPGNGPSPYPPIGVSGRQLGAPQLTAWHAMPADDRIQQAAQDFYAQNGAPGVLTAKEERARMAERYAQIDGGAGRAMARRAAALAMESTNEQIYEAVGFRPEEHSWAVDIPGIDDGETEAEAEEEIIFEDTPARGGSSRGRGRGRGGKPKKGWRAVLRGTDHENVGKIPKNTVSKRGRPSDRAKNRGRKRKKEVDPGPVFKEHMAKANNAYMEGDLDTAIDLVRLAIGANPEIWSAHSLLSQILDSQGRHDDAIEALRFGIPTTREAKNWEHLADLITDKPDEELDFDTINQAIFYLGHAISITKPETDQYDLRVKKFHLYNILQKRGQNNKNARLDAKNILRIFPYKTAFLKEFAVLCAAWPDKAEQEQAIHRYDIAFTYYMENFQTFGDEDDPTEDWEHLNIYLELVELAGNPWIGIQQAKRIARWLLGRKGDVFWDRVSDNDCEWDLDDERRHAVPEWQWGNVSRDPAQYGEGMPIEIKVRIGKLRLKMGPEFREEALRHFRELLLNVDVVDEYRDTFEDVAQTMRKDGSYQEALKFFAPLRECEEADHPERGLSDDVWYWMALCYEYTDKVQDAIACHEVIVRNRSDKHGHLRASQAKLTKMYEDAGELDKARFLCNELIKISRHDLLMEQGVQMVPEDVKSRPVILPEPYRQIRRHPNPPIKPRIEPNMNFRELRPAAPLPITLRNGDSIAPTPYPVLDGPVLGSSLLGGPVSQRIELPPAAPEPFVPPKSTKRGRGKLVGMKKGKKDILETICGIEGEDERNDDDDDENSAKAPKRPRLRKKIKAPSKAALKAQDRAQLIHDIQQRVLANHLEVKAHWTGMKQGDEDATDAWVHGALGMLDDFTDMKVFFPDRDKYMRLKEADRDQGKYQRDAKLPDDTKTPEKFLNIPFSDWHHVFSDLALVYARNAEQDKCYRILQDVLAGANVFYHNIRLKMTTYAVSLCCGLTFNDNQFIIDLARDLVKDTGDRGGEAFQIFAAVNRFAFGSNWFSAGPTQKWMLRMVKSHDFLAMPPELRERFDWSQQKPSLEKKADELAGELQDLDAGVLLLYGHMVAVANHSFSALPYYYRALALDPDNICVNLSIATMWIQNSMKRQTENRQFGIHQGLAFLYRYYDLRIASGRACHLQEAEFNVARMWHYLGLSHLALPAYEKVLALSEAVQAEAQSEEAKMLDGIPGEREVEVEDFAMEAAFALQGMYALAGNDVAARAVTEQWLVM